A genome region from Alkalimarinus coralli includes the following:
- the lpxC gene encoding UDP-3-O-acyl-N-acetylglucosamine deacetylase, with protein MIRQRTLKNTIRATGVGLHSGKKVYLTLKPAPIDTGIVFCRTDLDPVVEISARAENVGETTLSTTLVKDGVKVATVEHLLSAMAGLGIDNAYVEVSAEEVPIMDGSAGPFVFLIQSAGIEEQQSAKKFIRIKKEVTVTDGDKTATFVPFNGFKVSFTIEFDHPAFKGRSQETSVDFSSTSFVKEVSRARTFGFMRDIEQLRAMNLALGGSVDNAIVVDEFKVLNEDGLRYEDEFVKHKVLDAIGDLYLLGNSLIGEFKGHKSGHDLNNKLLRELISQTDAWEVETFDDASTAPISYMRPLLT; from the coding sequence ATGATTAGACAAAGGACTTTAAAAAACACAATCCGGGCAACGGGTGTTGGTCTTCACAGCGGTAAAAAGGTCTATTTGACCTTAAAGCCAGCGCCTATTGACACGGGTATTGTGTTTTGTCGGACAGATCTTGATCCTGTTGTCGAGATCTCTGCCCGCGCCGAAAATGTAGGTGAGACAACGCTGTCTACTACATTGGTGAAAGATGGCGTTAAGGTGGCGACAGTCGAGCATTTGCTTTCTGCCATGGCAGGCCTGGGCATTGATAATGCCTATGTGGAGGTGAGTGCGGAAGAAGTTCCTATTATGGATGGGAGTGCTGGACCTTTTGTATTTCTGATTCAGTCTGCAGGAATAGAAGAGCAACAGTCTGCGAAAAAGTTTATTCGCATCAAGAAAGAAGTCACTGTGACAGATGGCGATAAGACTGCCACGTTTGTGCCTTTTAATGGCTTCAAAGTCAGCTTTACTATTGAGTTTGATCATCCGGCCTTCAAGGGAAGAAGTCAGGAGACGTCCGTGGACTTTTCGAGCACATCATTTGTCAAAGAGGTTAGTCGAGCTAGAACGTTTGGTTTTATGAGGGACATTGAGCAGCTACGCGCTATGAACCTTGCCTTGGGAGGCAGTGTTGATAATGCGATTGTTGTTGACGAATTCAAGGTTCTTAACGAAGACGGTCTTCGATATGAAGATGAGTTTGTTAAGCATAAGGTCTTGGATGCGATTGGCGATCTGTACCTGCTAGGAAATAGCTTAATTGGAGAGTTTAAAGGCCATAAGTCAGGGCATGACCTCAATAACAAGTTATTGCGGGAACTCATTTCGCAAACAGACGCGTGGGAAGTTGAAACGTTTGATGATGCTTCTACTGCACCGATCTCGTATATGAGACCCTTATTGACCTAA
- a CDS encoding DciA family protein, producing the protein MKNEKLTEKRSLAQITRKTHDLNRLFRKADAISKLNKELDQALPESLKGQFKISGYKDRVLKLVVHSAALATRLKFTQAQLIQKLRANPVLKELQSITIKVRPSRHKKKLVRKLQPISNENAQLLKEEAGQTEDIDLKNVLLKLATRTRHHNE; encoded by the coding sequence ATGAAGAACGAAAAGCTCACTGAAAAGCGATCATTAGCCCAGATAACCCGTAAAACCCACGACCTGAACAGGCTTTTCAGAAAGGCTGATGCTATATCCAAGCTCAACAAAGAATTGGATCAAGCCCTCCCCGAAAGCTTAAAAGGGCAGTTCAAAATCTCGGGCTACAAAGATCGAGTATTAAAGCTGGTTGTTCACTCTGCCGCACTGGCAACTCGACTAAAATTCACTCAAGCACAATTGATACAAAAGCTTCGCGCCAACCCAGTATTAAAGGAGCTGCAGTCAATTACAATAAAAGTCAGGCCTTCTCGCCATAAAAAGAAGCTCGTCAGGAAATTGCAACCCATTAGTAACGAAAATGCCCAGCTACTCAAAGAAGAAGCTGGGCAAACGGAGGATATAGATCTTAAAAATGTGCTGCTGAAACTAGCGACCCGCACTCGACATCACAATGAGTGA
- a CDS encoding M23 family metallopeptidase — protein sequence MNIIFVGRSHGKSKTIVLNNARIALVAIAFALVLAGGVFAGFKLIAPQKTGSLPQELSGKTIEHWQSMLVAQQQQIDELKRESGEQVDALTLRMGAIQASLLRLDALGQRLTEVAKIGKGEFDFESAPALGGPESSIDTESYSLPDIQESLARIENQIEDREQQLDVLDELFVSQKIQKDLFIAGRPIRKGWMSSRYGYRSDPFSGKRAWHAGVDFAGKDGSDIVAVASGVVTWSSERYGYGNLIEINHGGGVTTRYGHCKELLVKVGEVVKKGQVVAHMGSTGRSTGPHVHFEVIKNNKSQNPEKYIYRASR from the coding sequence ATGAATATAATTTTTGTAGGGCGTAGTCACGGTAAATCCAAAACCATTGTTCTTAACAATGCCAGAATAGCATTGGTCGCTATCGCCTTTGCGCTAGTCCTGGCCGGAGGGGTATTTGCAGGTTTTAAGTTAATTGCCCCTCAGAAGACAGGTAGCCTGCCACAAGAGTTGAGCGGGAAAACAATAGAGCACTGGCAGTCCATGCTTGTTGCTCAGCAACAGCAGATCGATGAGCTGAAGCGAGAGTCTGGCGAGCAAGTCGATGCGCTTACATTGCGAATGGGGGCTATTCAAGCAAGCTTGTTACGCCTCGACGCTCTGGGTCAGAGACTAACAGAAGTTGCCAAGATCGGAAAAGGGGAGTTCGACTTCGAGAGTGCCCCTGCATTAGGTGGCCCTGAGTCCTCAATTGACACCGAATCGTACAGCCTTCCCGACATACAGGAGTCCCTGGCTAGAATTGAGAACCAGATTGAAGATCGAGAGCAACAGCTCGATGTGCTGGATGAACTATTTGTTAGCCAGAAGATACAAAAAGACCTGTTTATAGCGGGTCGCCCTATTCGCAAGGGCTGGATGTCATCTCGATATGGCTATCGTTCAGACCCGTTTTCTGGCAAGCGTGCATGGCATGCGGGTGTTGATTTTGCGGGCAAGGATGGAAGTGATATTGTCGCCGTAGCTTCAGGTGTTGTGACCTGGTCGTCAGAGCGTTATGGTTATGGCAACTTGATTGAGATAAACCATGGTGGCGGCGTTACGACTCGCTATGGGCACTGTAAAGAGTTGCTGGTAAAAGTGGGCGAGGTTGTTAAAAAGGGGCAGGTTGTTGCCCATATGGGAAGCACAGGAAGATCCACCGGTCCGCATGTCCATTTTGAAGTTATTAAAAACAATAAGTCTCAGAACCCTGAAAAGTATATCTATCGAGCAAGCCGATAA